GTCATTAAAATAATACCAGGAACTAAGGCTGCGAATGTCTCGGATAGTGAGGCTGGGACGCTATCAGGCATGGTTATTCGACCGACATTTTTCTTGCGCATCCAGTGATAACCTTCTACGGTAACGATGGCGACGAAAATCGAGAGTAATATTCCGCGTCCATCAAGGAAACTGATGTCGACTTCTTTGCCGTCCCAGCCCATTTTGATTGGGTTAAGTACGAGCATAAAGAAACCGGCGATAGAAAACATGAGTGGGCGTAAGAAATCTTCGTGGTAGTGTTTGCATAAATAATACGTGATACCGACGCAAATATATAACGACATGGCGCCAAGTGTAATTCCGCTAATCCAATTTAGGATTAAATCATATTTTTCAGCGAAGTTAGCCCAGGCAAGCAGGAAGCCGTTTTTCGTATCATCTGTTACTGGAGCCGCTTTCAAAATAATCGGAATTGAACCAAACAATGTAATTGGCAGCATGGACATAAAGGCATCTCTGGTTGCTTTCAAATGGCGTTGCTGGCTAAGTTTGTTAGCCAGCGGGGAAATATATTGATCCATTTTTTCGCTAATGGTATTAAATCGCATGTTTTTATCCTCCTATTAATTTCTGGATGTCTTCGTAAACCCCTTTGCCATCCATGATGCCGTATTTTACTGGTGAAATGGCATGGACTGGGACGCTGACGGCCTGTTTAATTTGTGGCATAAGGAAACGGATTTGAGGGCCGATAAGAACGAGGTCGACACCGTCCAAATAATCGGTATACTCGGATTCGCTATAAGCAGTGACGTTTAATGTGTTGCCAGAAGCGGCTTCGATTTTTTTCGCAAGCATTCCTGTAGACATACCAGCATTACAAACTAACATGATATTTTTCATTTTCCTGCTCCTTTTTTAAAATTCTCTTCGTTTGATGAGTTTTCCCTGACTTTCAATCATTTCTTTGAACCAGTAGTAGGAAGCTTTTGGTTTTCTGATTTGGTTGTTTTCGAAATCAACTGCCACAAGTCCGTAACGCTTTTCGACACCATTTTTCCAAGAATAAAGGTCGAACGGAGACCAAGCGTAGTAGCCGCGAACGTCACAACCAGCATCGATTGCGTTGAAAATGGCGTTAATATGGTCATTCATAAAGGCGATTCGGTAGGCATCATCTACTTGTGACACAGAAACGTCTTCGCGAACACCAATGCCGTTTTCTGTCACATAAAGTGGTAATTGATAGCGTTCGTAAGCTTCGATTAAGCCATCTTGTAAGCCTTTTGGATAAATTTCTGTGTCCCATTCGGTTGTTTCGTTGGCGGGATCTTTCACTTGTTCGAACCAGTTTTTGATAAGAACTTTACTTTCGCCTTTTTTACCACTGTGGTTGAATTGTAGCTGAGTTTCGCCGCCAGTGTATGGTTTAACGAGCGTGCGCGAATAGTAATTTAAGCCGATGAAGTCGACAGTGTTTTGTTTAATTGTTTGTAGTTCGTCTGTTTTCATAAAGCTGATGTCGTGCGATTTTGCTAGTTCGGCAATGAGATCAACCGGGAATTCGCCAAGTGCGGCTGTGTCGAGAATCCAGTTGTTGCAATAGTTATCAGCGTAGCGCATCGCAATTTTCGTTTCAATACTTTCATCGACACCGTTCACCGGCGTGTAGCTGTGAACAATACCAATTTGCCCTGGATAGCCACCTTCTTTAAAAGCCTTCACGCCTAAAGCACTCGCGTACATTACATTATAAGCGGCAATCATCGTTTTTTGCGTATCTTGATAACCGGGCGGGTAGTTGCCGATTTTATATCCGTTAGCAACAAACCATTTTGGCTCGTTAAACGTAGTCCAATTCGTGATTTTATCGCCAAAATGGTCATAACAAACCTTGGCATAATGCTCAAATGCAGCACAAACGTCGTGATCCAACCAGCCACCAGTTTCTTCCCAATATTGCGGCAAATCCCAATGATAAAGTGTCACAAACGGCTCAATATCATATTTTTTACACGTATCTAGCAAGTTTTGATAAAATTCGATCCCTTTTAAGTTGATGTCACCTTGCCTATTTTTAATAATTCGCGGCCAAGATAAGGAAAAACGATAGGAATTTTGTCCGCCTTCTTTCATCATCCGAATGTCTTCCTCGTAGCGGTGGTAGTGATCGCTCGCCACATCGCCATTCTCAAGACCTGCTTCGTGCAAGTAGTAGTCCCACATCGATTCCGCCTTGCCATCCACATCCCAAGCACCTTCACATTGATAAGAGGCCGTTGCACCTCCCCATAAAAAGTTATTATTCATTAGATAAACTCCATTTCCATTGATAAATTTCTCCCAGTTCCCGAATCATTTCCACGGCAATATCCGTAGAAGACAAGTGACCTTCCGCATGAACAAGCAGTAAATCCACCTCTCTCATTCGGTTCTCTGAAGATAGTTTTCGCAAAAGTTCCGCGTGCGCTCGGTGCGCCAGTTTAATCTCATCTTTCGCTTCAGTAATTTTCTGCGTGAAAGCTTCGATGTTTTGCTGTTTTACTTCTTTCAGTGCCTCAAAAGCACAACTTTTCGCATTCCCGGCGTGTAAGATGATCGCCATGGAATCCAGTTCTGTTGTTAGTTCGTTGCTATCTGTCACGTAAAGACCTCCTTTTGATTTGTCTTTACTATAGCTGGAAAAATGGGGGAGGTGAAATTATTATTTGCCACTTTGGAAGTGGAAATTGGTTTATTGTAGGTTGGAATTTTTTCGGTACTAGGATATGATTGTAGAGAAGTCGCTAGATTGAGATCAAATGTAGTACTTCATCATTTTTACACAAAAGGAGCGCAACTAGATGAGCAAAAAGTGGATAGGTATTATTTTAGTAAGTGCATTATTTTTATTGATAGGCTGCGGTAAAGTGCCTGTTGAGAACAAAAAAGTTGTTGATGATAAAGAAGTTATAAATAGTAAATTTACAGGAAAATGGAAATTGGAAACGGTTAGTATTGGTAAGATTGATAGAACGGGTTATCGAGAAGTGAATCATGATTATAGTAGAGAATTCGAGATTGATCGTAATGGGATTATAAAAGAAGTGATAGTAGATGATGACGGTGCTAGAACTTTTACCTTTAAAATAAAGTCAAAAGGTGGCGATGAGTATCAGAATGATGGTTCTCTAACTTCTGAAGAAGTTTTTAAATATGAAACAGAAGCCCAAAAAGAGTATGTGAAAAAAGTATTGGAATTAAAAAGAAAAATAGATTTTGTTAAAATTATTAAAAGCGAGCAAAAAGGTAACGAATATTATATAGAAACCGAACAAATGCAGGACCTTACGTTCTTTATGTATTTATCGGACAAAAAATTAATTAAAGAAGCTGTTTACGAAAAAGAGAATTATTCTAGTAAAGATATATATATTAAAAAATAAGCTATAGGTGAAATTTTAAAAAGTGGAAGTAAAATGTTTA
The sequence above is drawn from the Listeria monocytogenes genome and encodes:
- a CDS encoding PTS sugar transporter subunit IIB, which encodes MKNIMLVCNAGMSTGMLAKKIEAASGNTLNVTAYSESEYTDYLDGVDLVLIGPQIRFLMPQIKQAVSVPVHAISPVKYGIMDGKGVYEDIQKLIGG
- a CDS encoding glycoside hydrolase family 1 protein, with translation MNNNFLWGGATASYQCEGAWDVDGKAESMWDYYLHEAGLENGDVASDHYHRYEEDIRMMKEGGQNSYRFSLSWPRIIKNRQGDINLKGIEFYQNLLDTCKKYDIEPFVTLYHWDLPQYWEETGGWLDHDVCAAFEHYAKVCYDHFGDKITNWTTFNEPKWFVANGYKIGNYPPGYQDTQKTMIAAYNVMYASALGVKAFKEGGYPGQIGIVHSYTPVNGVDESIETKIAMRYADNYCNNWILDTAALGEFPVDLIAELAKSHDISFMKTDELQTIKQNTVDFIGLNYYSRTLVKPYTGGETQLQFNHSGKKGESKVLIKNWFEQVKDPANETTEWDTEIYPKGLQDGLIEAYERYQLPLYVTENGIGVREDVSVSQVDDAYRIAFMNDHINAIFNAIDAGCDVRGYYAWSPFDLYSWKNGVEKRYGLVAVDFENNQIRKPKASYYWFKEMIESQGKLIKRREF
- a CDS encoding PTS lactose/cellobiose transporter subunit IIA, whose protein sequence is MTDSNELTTELDSMAIILHAGNAKSCAFEALKEVKQQNIEAFTQKITEAKDEIKLAHRAHAELLRKLSSENRMREVDLLLVHAEGHLSSTDIAVEMIRELGEIYQWKWSLSNE